From Haloarcula hispanica ATCC 33960, the proteins below share one genomic window:
- a CDS encoding response regulator transcription factor: MGRPTSVAVIDDDTDYRQLYKLWLPEEYEVIEAGDGRTGLQRIDDSIDAVLLDRQMPKLSGETVAEKLRQRSVTPAVVMISSVKPDVDILDIPVDSYLRKPADRDTLVSVLSAVQRRCEYETERRELLGLADRRDTVADAVRATALAESDAYKRAVERLEQHDVSLADAASEP, translated from the coding sequence ATGGGGAGACCGACGAGCGTTGCGGTGATCGATGACGATACGGACTATAGACAGCTCTACAAACTTTGGCTTCCGGAAGAATACGAGGTTATAGAGGCCGGTGACGGCCGTACAGGGTTACAGCGGATTGACGACTCAATCGATGCGGTACTGCTGGACCGGCAGATGCCGAAACTGAGCGGCGAAACGGTCGCCGAAAAGCTCCGACAGCGGTCAGTTACCCCTGCGGTCGTAATGATCAGTAGCGTCAAGCCGGACGTGGATATTCTGGACATTCCCGTCGATTCGTATCTCAGAAAGCCTGCCGACCGGGATACCCTGGTGTCGGTACTCTCGGCAGTTCAGCGCCGGTGCGAATACGAGACGGAGCGTCGGGAACTCCTGGGACTTGCCGACCGACGAGACACAGTCGCTGACGCTGTCCGAGCGACAGCGCTCGCGGAGAGCGACGCGTACAAGCGGGCCGTCGAACGGCTGGAACAACACGACGTGTCACTCGCCGACGCAGCGTCCGAACCGTAG
- a CDS encoding TAXI family TRAP transporter solute-binding subunit — protein MFRNDQDGSISERRSFLKTVSAAGLACLAGCSGDGGSGAGGDGDSGSDGSGSDGSGGDSGGSDGSGGSTNWTVGTSGPETATHASGVAMAQLLSEKSDDISMSAQTTGGTAANPRLIAQGDIDIAQSTDWAVARSNSGGDPYGEPVGKTMTQVLPFMTLEYYLVRRTDDALEGIESVSDIPQDGSVSMAFGQRGGTNYFAGLDGFRLSGIDNVEDKYDLQSMSWGDQGAQFADGRLDMMMVYGVSREVLTGWAQEAGAQADVAVVNWEFDESDLANSDLPYTYIETPAGLWDGQDIRMDSIPAVGVGYETIFPAEVSEELGYEFVRTVMEDIDAVREASSVLSRAGPDFAQEFILPSPNAPVHPGAEKYYKEQDLWKDGLTTLEEYEG, from the coding sequence ATGTTCAGAAACGATCAGGATGGTTCGATTTCCGAGCGGCGTAGCTTCTTGAAAACGGTCAGTGCCGCTGGCCTCGCATGTCTCGCTGGCTGTAGTGGAGACGGCGGTAGCGGCGCTGGTGGTGACGGGGATAGTGGCAGCGACGGCAGTGGCAGCGACGGCAGTGGTGGAGACAGCGGCGGCAGCGACGGCAGTGGCGGCAGTACAAATTGGACAGTTGGAACGTCAGGGCCGGAGACGGCGACTCACGCGTCGGGGGTAGCGATGGCACAGCTGCTCTCGGAAAAGTCCGACGACATCAGCATGAGCGCCCAGACGACCGGCGGGACCGCCGCAAACCCTCGGTTGATCGCTCAGGGAGACATCGATATCGCCCAGAGTACCGACTGGGCAGTCGCGCGCTCAAACAGCGGCGGAGACCCGTACGGGGAACCGGTCGGGAAGACGATGACGCAGGTGTTACCGTTCATGACTCTGGAGTACTACCTCGTCAGGCGGACTGACGATGCACTCGAAGGCATCGAGTCGGTGTCGGACATTCCCCAAGACGGGTCGGTCTCGATGGCGTTCGGTCAGCGCGGCGGGACGAACTACTTCGCGGGCCTTGACGGGTTCCGACTGTCCGGGATCGACAACGTCGAGGACAAGTACGACCTCCAGTCGATGAGCTGGGGAGACCAGGGGGCACAGTTCGCTGACGGCCGTCTCGATATGATGATGGTCTACGGAGTCAGCCGTGAAGTACTGACCGGGTGGGCGCAGGAGGCCGGCGCACAGGCCGACGTCGCGGTCGTCAACTGGGAGTTCGACGAGTCAGATTTAGCCAACTCCGATCTGCCCTACACGTACATCGAAACGCCGGCCGGCCTCTGGGACGGGCAGGACATTCGAATGGACTCCATTCCGGCAGTTGGCGTCGGCTATGAAACTATCTTCCCGGCCGAGGTATCTGAGGAGTTGGGCTATGAGTTCGTCCGTACCGTCATGGAGGACATCGACGCGGTCCGTGAGGCGAGTTCAGTGCTCTCTCGCGCCGGTCCGGACTTCGCGCAGGAATTCATACTCCCCTCGCCGAACGCACCCGTCCATCCCGGCGCTGAGAAGTATTACAAGGAGCAGGACCTCTGGAAGGACGGACTGACCACACTTGAGGAGTATGAGGGGTAA
- a CDS encoding class I SAM-dependent methyltransferase has translation MPPADPSADSDEPARSRAAVRRTYEDIGDHFSKTREYAWPEVESFVDECGSVGTALDVGCGNGRHAELLAGVADRVVGLDASRALLRAATDRVGDSVALLQGDATRLPLTAGSVDLAVYVATLHHLPSQAARRASLDELARVLAPGARALVSAWSTAHDRFDADPDADEGFDTTVDWTLPGGETVPRFYHIYAPAEFERDVADSDLRLVSMELSSGNCYGVVEPEGKRT, from the coding sequence ATGCCACCCGCCGACCCAAGCGCCGACAGTGACGAACCGGCGCGCTCGCGGGCCGCCGTCCGCCGGACCTACGAGGACATCGGCGACCACTTCTCGAAGACCCGCGAGTACGCCTGGCCGGAGGTCGAATCGTTCGTCGACGAGTGCGGCAGTGTCGGGACGGCGCTCGATGTCGGCTGTGGCAACGGCCGCCACGCGGAACTGCTCGCTGGGGTCGCTGACCGCGTCGTCGGCCTCGACGCCAGCCGCGCGCTCCTGCGGGCGGCGACCGACCGCGTCGGCGACAGCGTTGCGCTGCTGCAGGGCGATGCGACCCGGCTCCCGCTCACAGCCGGGTCCGTTGACCTCGCGGTGTACGTCGCGACGCTGCATCACCTCCCGTCGCAGGCCGCCCGCCGCGCCAGTCTGGACGAACTGGCCCGCGTCCTCGCGCCGGGCGCTCGGGCGCTCGTCAGCGCGTGGAGCACGGCCCACGACCGCTTCGACGCCGACCCCGACGCGGACGAGGGCTTTGACACGACCGTCGACTGGACGCTCCCCGGCGGCGAGACGGTCCCGCGGTTCTACCACATCTACGCGCCGGCCGAGTTCGAGCGCGATGTCGCCGACAGCGACCTCCGGCTCGTCTCGATGGAGCTGTCAAGCGGCAACTGTTACGGGGTCGTCGAGCCAGAAGGGAAACGCACTTAA
- a CDS encoding AAA domain-containing protein, translating into MSLLFDHVIGSFDLDDATLCVPDDDALDDRGDVIPARPVAEFASHHDGLAHPEEDWVCIPLHEPGSARLTGEFVAFTDHSLHGGIFVFERDGERDFVDADDFGATGLADRIRFWHSDYVPETYPPSYDSPIDDSEPPRNPIPRDDLIAGLHAHVEREREATRQHNRERAERRSPGEVYEAGGDAVPELHARGRDDGTYRFRVDPPADVAAEWSGDWAFVVESVFGIHQGNEVLVHDVDGSRATGPFPVAATVERIRGRSVWLAVNWAEVDGATTLESALTDGDATYGLTALLNPVPFDREREAVEALSDHRFRDVLAGDRPITFSNGAAARSDQFDAELNQEQQLAVEHALLADDLFCIHGPPGTGKTRTLVEIVRRAAQAGEDVLVCADSNQAVDNLVAGASTREAADPQSLHAYGQHGDGDYTLDRVNAGQSSNGVVRRAYGDVPGRADVVAVTNNSAATLAREFDLVVLDEATQSTCAASCIPLVRADRAVLAGDHRQLPPYSASDEPPASSYGHSLFEHLYADGGVYDGVGLQLQTQYRMHRDIAYFPNRRFYDRTLRNGRAVNPLSDRPAIEGYNVGGRVETVGHSRTNPTEARLVAHLVQDLLSDVPAEEIGVITPYSAQVSKIREILTERTDAADGVTVDTIDSFQGGERTAIVLSLVRSNADGNVGFLGRPVDGPRRLNVALTRAKRYCAVVADWHTLRYDADGKCTDLYSDLYQFVSNTDRLNDVDPEFIPV; encoded by the coding sequence ATGTCGCTCCTGTTCGACCACGTCATCGGGTCCTTCGACCTCGACGACGCCACGCTGTGTGTCCCCGATGACGACGCCCTCGACGACCGCGGCGATGTCATCCCCGCACGGCCCGTCGCCGAGTTCGCGAGCCACCACGACGGACTCGCCCACCCCGAGGAGGACTGGGTGTGCATCCCGCTGCACGAACCGGGTTCGGCGCGGCTCACCGGCGAGTTCGTCGCCTTCACCGACCACTCCCTTCACGGCGGAATATTCGTTTTCGAGCGCGACGGCGAACGTGACTTCGTCGACGCGGACGACTTCGGGGCCACGGGACTCGCCGACCGGATCCGCTTCTGGCACTCCGACTACGTCCCGGAGACGTACCCGCCCTCCTACGACTCACCGATAGACGACAGTGAGCCGCCGCGGAACCCGATACCGCGAGATGACCTGATTGCGGGCCTTCACGCACACGTCGAACGCGAACGCGAAGCGACTCGCCAGCACAACCGAGAACGGGCCGAGCGGCGCTCGCCGGGCGAGGTGTACGAGGCCGGTGGCGACGCGGTCCCCGAACTCCACGCACGGGGGAGGGACGACGGAACGTACCGGTTCCGCGTCGACCCGCCCGCCGACGTTGCCGCCGAATGGAGCGGCGACTGGGCCTTCGTCGTGGAATCCGTCTTCGGCATCCACCAGGGGAACGAGGTGCTGGTCCACGACGTGGACGGGTCCCGAGCGACCGGCCCGTTCCCGGTCGCGGCGACGGTCGAGCGTATCCGCGGGCGGTCGGTCTGGCTCGCGGTGAACTGGGCCGAGGTCGACGGGGCGACGACACTGGAAAGCGCGCTCACCGACGGTGACGCCACCTACGGACTCACAGCATTGCTCAACCCCGTTCCGTTCGACCGCGAACGGGAGGCGGTCGAGGCCTTGTCTGACCACCGCTTCCGGGACGTGCTCGCCGGCGACCGGCCGATAACTTTCTCGAACGGGGCGGCCGCCCGGAGCGACCAGTTCGACGCGGAACTGAATCAGGAGCAGCAACTGGCCGTCGAGCACGCGCTCCTTGCCGACGACCTGTTCTGTATTCACGGCCCGCCGGGGACCGGAAAGACGCGGACGCTGGTCGAAATCGTCCGACGGGCCGCACAGGCTGGTGAGGACGTGCTAGTGTGTGCCGACTCGAACCAGGCCGTCGACAACCTCGTTGCGGGGGCGTCGACGCGCGAGGCGGCGGACCCGCAGTCGCTGCACGCGTACGGCCAGCACGGCGACGGCGACTACACCCTCGACCGCGTGAACGCGGGCCAGTCGTCGAACGGCGTCGTCCGGCGGGCCTACGGCGACGTACCCGGGCGGGCCGACGTGGTAGCGGTGACGAACAACAGCGCCGCCACGCTCGCCCGGGAGTTCGATCTGGTCGTGCTCGACGAGGCGACGCAGTCGACCTGTGCGGCGTCGTGTATCCCGCTGGTCCGGGCCGACCGCGCCGTGCTCGCCGGCGACCACCGACAGCTCCCGCCCTACAGCGCGAGCGACGAACCGCCGGCGTCGAGCTACGGCCACTCGCTGTTCGAGCATCTCTACGCTGACGGCGGCGTCTACGATGGTGTCGGCCTCCAGCTCCAGACCCAGTACCGGATGCACCGGGACATCGCGTACTTCCCGAACCGGCGGTTCTACGACCGAACGCTGCGGAACGGGCGGGCCGTCAACCCGCTCTCCGACCGACCAGCGATAGAGGGGTACAACGTCGGCGGCCGGGTCGAGACCGTCGGGCACTCCAGGACGAATCCCACCGAAGCCCGCCTCGTCGCGCATCTCGTTCAGGATCTGTTGTCGGACGTGCCCGCCGAGGAGATCGGCGTCATCACGCCCTACAGCGCGCAGGTGTCGAAGATCCGTGAAATACTTACCGAGCGTACTGACGCCGCTGACGGCGTCACCGTCGACACCATCGACTCGTTTCAGGGCGGCGAACGGACGGCCATCGTGCTGTCGCTCGTCCGGAGCAACGCAGACGGGAACGTCGGGTTCCTCGGGCGACCGGTCGACGGCCCCCGGCGGTTGAACGTCGCGCTCACGCGGGCGAAGCGCTACTGCGCCGTTGTCGCCGACTGGCACACGCTCCGCTACGACGCCGACGGGAAGTGCACGGACCTCTACAGCGACCTGTATCAGTTCGTCTCGAACACCGACCGCCTGAACGACGTTGACCCCGAGTTCATCCCGGTATAG
- a CDS encoding tyrosine--tRNA ligase, protein MDTAERLDLVTQHTTEVVTEDELRTLFEESDPSAYIGYAPTGEMHIGHFTTMRKLADFLRAGVDVTVLIADLHAHLDDNKSPFDLLDARSAYYETAIEGMIEAAGADPEDVTFVRGTDFQLDEEYTLEMYRMAAETTISRTQRAASEVVRESESPNLGGLIYPLMQTLDVKALDADIAYGGVDQRGIYMLSREILPDHGGESPICLFAPLLSGLSGGKMSASDEASKVNLTDSPDEVDEKINQAYCPAGEVEENGVLEYLNHLVFPILDVRGESFVVERPEEYGGDLTYESYDEVEADFVSGELHPADLKPSAASAISDVIDPVRERLADEDELLAEAYPEKYGAE, encoded by the coding sequence ATGGATACCGCCGAGCGACTCGATCTGGTGACGCAACACACCACAGAGGTCGTCACCGAGGACGAACTGCGAACGCTGTTCGAGGAGAGCGACCCGTCGGCGTACATCGGCTACGCGCCGACCGGCGAGATGCACATCGGCCACTTCACGACGATGCGAAAGCTCGCGGACTTCCTGCGGGCCGGCGTCGACGTGACGGTCCTCATCGCGGACCTGCACGCCCATCTTGACGACAACAAATCGCCGTTCGACCTACTTGACGCCCGCTCGGCCTACTACGAGACGGCCATCGAGGGCATGATTGAAGCGGCCGGCGCGGACCCCGAGGACGTGACCTTCGTCCGCGGGACCGACTTCCAGCTCGACGAAGAGTACACGCTGGAGATGTACCGGATGGCCGCCGAGACGACCATCTCTCGTACGCAGCGCGCGGCCAGCGAGGTCGTCCGCGAATCTGAGAGCCCGAACCTCGGCGGACTCATCTACCCGCTGATGCAGACGCTTGACGTGAAGGCGCTGGACGCCGACATCGCCTACGGCGGCGTCGACCAGCGCGGCATCTACATGCTCTCGCGCGAAATCCTCCCGGACCACGGCGGCGAGTCGCCGATCTGTCTGTTCGCGCCGCTGCTGTCGGGCCTGTCCGGCGGCAAGATGAGCGCCTCGGACGAAGCGTCGAAGGTCAACCTCACCGACAGCCCCGATGAGGTCGACGAGAAAATCAATCAGGCGTACTGCCCAGCCGGCGAGGTCGAGGAGAACGGCGTGCTGGAGTACCTCAACCACCTCGTCTTCCCGATTCTGGACGTTCGCGGTGAGTCCTTCGTCGTCGAGCGCCCCGAGGAGTACGGCGGGGACCTCACCTACGAGAGCTACGACGAGGTCGAGGCAGACTTCGTCAGCGGCGAACTCCACCCTGCCGACCTGAAGCCGTCCGCCGCAAGCGCGATCTCGGACGTTATCGACCCGGTCCGGGAGCGACTGGCCGACGAGGACGAGCTACTCGCCGAGGCCTACCCCGAAAAGTACGGCGCGGAGTAA
- a CDS encoding NAD(P)/FAD-dependent oxidoreductase, whose translation MEHVDVAIVGGGPAGSSAAEAAADHGADAVLLEKGVPRADREGAGPDSTDAAGLLDYWFDIMDIPRSEFPEDVVLSELDGAKFYGPSTEMTLTETGISASADGFGITFHRARFDDWLRERATEAGADYRVGVSVTGVETDLGSSPRHTVRLANGEDIAAEYVILADGPQRTVTGGTLDQVLPAGQTMADIMPSNKANHIAYQEHRRMPEELFTPEFIEFWWGIMPGHTAYPWIFPNDAPVARIGLTMPIGLDIDAYDRSEWDLLRESDESIPQGRQYIERLLEQEFQAYDLEDFPLVEDRGKSKGTETYPISSTRPIESPVGAGIAVAGGAMGTTSAFHEGGDHVAVRTGKIAGRLAANDRLERYNDAWHDAIGDEILRNVTFADMVRDWRPGDWDRAFTTANDLMDARGIKADAALRGGLNGIKMVLGYKWGKFSYRNGKYVQLREDDYAV comes from the coding sequence ATGGAACACGTAGACGTCGCCATTGTGGGTGGTGGCCCGGCCGGGTCGTCGGCGGCCGAGGCTGCAGCCGACCACGGGGCCGACGCCGTCCTTCTCGAAAAGGGGGTCCCCAGAGCCGACCGCGAGGGGGCGGGGCCGGACTCGACTGATGCCGCCGGGCTGCTCGATTACTGGTTCGACATCATGGACATTCCACGGTCGGAGTTCCCCGAGGATGTTGTGCTGAGCGAACTCGACGGGGCGAAGTTCTACGGCCCCTCGACGGAGATGACGCTCACGGAGACCGGTATCAGCGCCAGCGCCGACGGCTTCGGCATCACGTTCCACCGGGCGCGGTTCGACGACTGGCTCCGCGAACGGGCGACGGAAGCGGGCGCGGACTACCGCGTCGGCGTCAGCGTCACCGGCGTCGAGACCGACCTGGGGAGTTCGCCACGACACACCGTTCGGCTGGCCAACGGTGAAGATATCGCCGCTGAGTACGTGATCCTCGCGGATGGCCCACAGCGGACCGTCACTGGCGGGACGCTCGACCAGGTCCTCCCGGCCGGACAGACGATGGCCGACATCATGCCCTCGAACAAGGCCAACCACATCGCCTATCAGGAGCACCGACGGATGCCCGAGGAACTGTTCACGCCGGAGTTCATCGAGTTCTGGTGGGGCATCATGCCCGGCCACACGGCGTATCCGTGGATTTTCCCGAACGACGCCCCCGTCGCCCGCATCGGCCTCACGATGCCCATCGGGTTGGACATCGACGCCTACGACCGCAGCGAGTGGGACCTGCTCAGAGAGAGCGACGAGAGCATCCCGCAGGGCCGGCAGTACATCGAGCGACTGCTCGAACAGGAGTTCCAGGCGTACGATCTCGAGGACTTCCCGCTCGTCGAGGACCGCGGGAAATCGAAAGGGACGGAGACGTACCCGATCTCCTCGACCCGACCGATAGAGTCCCCGGTGGGTGCCGGCATCGCTGTGGCCGGCGGGGCAATGGGGACCACCTCGGCGTTCCACGAGGGCGGCGACCACGTCGCCGTTCGCACCGGGAAGATAGCCGGTCGCCTCGCCGCGAACGACCGCCTCGAACGGTACAACGACGCCTGGCACGACGCCATCGGCGACGAAATCCTCCGGAACGTTACCTTCGCGGACATGGTCCGGGACTGGCGGCCCGGCGACTGGGACCGGGCCTTTACCACCGCCAACGACCTGATGGACGCCCGTGGCATCAAGGCCGACGCGGCGCTCCGTGGCGGCCTCAACGGCATTAAGATGGTCCTCGGGTACAAGTGGGGGAAGTTCTCCTACCGCAACGGCAAGTACGTCCAACTGCGCGAGGACGACTACGCCGTCTGA
- a CDS encoding D-2-hydroxyacid dehydrogenase: MADIVVTRYDVHGMPVDQYAAALRERLPEWDIAIAETPEAERDLIANATVLTGNDVSPDLVDTADSLKLFAGTYAGYDHLPLSELADRDIALTTASGVHGPNVAENVVGSWLAFARGFFTARRHQRDHVWQSFQTDDFAGSRACVVGLGEIGEAIVDRLSGFDVETVGVRYSPEKGGPTDEVYGFDEIHEAVADAEYIGLACPLTDETRHLIDEEAFQTMPPDAVLTNVARGPVVDTDALVSALQRNHIDGAALDVTDPEPLPSGHPLWDFENVLITPHNAGHTPSYYERLADIVAENVQRAERTGEWDGLRNQIAL; the protein is encoded by the coding sequence ATGGCCGACATCGTCGTGACCCGATACGACGTTCACGGAATGCCGGTCGACCAGTACGCGGCAGCGCTCCGGGAGCGACTGCCGGAGTGGGACATCGCCATCGCGGAGACGCCCGAAGCCGAGCGCGACCTGATTGCGAACGCAACGGTTCTGACCGGCAACGATGTCTCGCCGGACCTGGTCGATACTGCCGACTCGCTGAAGCTGTTTGCAGGGACATACGCTGGATACGACCACCTCCCGCTCTCGGAACTGGCCGACCGCGACATCGCGCTTACCACGGCCTCCGGCGTCCACGGTCCGAACGTCGCTGAGAACGTCGTCGGGTCGTGGCTCGCCTTCGCTAGGGGCTTTTTCACCGCTCGCCGCCACCAGCGCGACCACGTCTGGCAGTCGTTCCAGACCGACGATTTCGCCGGCAGCCGCGCCTGTGTCGTCGGCCTCGGCGAGATCGGGGAGGCCATCGTCGACCGGCTTTCCGGGTTCGACGTGGAGACCGTCGGTGTCCGCTACTCGCCCGAAAAGGGTGGGCCGACCGACGAGGTGTACGGCTTCGACGAAATTCACGAGGCGGTCGCCGACGCGGAGTACATCGGGCTCGCCTGCCCGCTCACGGACGAGACGCGCCACCTCATCGACGAGGAGGCGTTCCAGACGATGCCTCCCGACGCGGTGCTCACCAACGTCGCTCGCGGCCCGGTGGTCGACACCGACGCGCTGGTCAGTGCGCTCCAGCGAAACCACATCGACGGCGCGGCGCTGGACGTGACCGACCCCGAACCGCTGCCCAGCGGCCATCCGCTGTGGGACTTCGAGAACGTCCTCATCACGCCCCACAACGCCGGCCACACGCCGAGCTACTACGAGCGGCTGGCCGATATCGTCGCCGAGAACGTCCAGCGGGCCGAGCGAACCGGCGAGTGGGACGGGCTCAGGAACCAGATTGCGCTGTGA
- the asd gene encoding aspartate-semialdehyde dehydrogenase encodes MTVRVGVLGATGAVGQRLIQLLDPHSEFEIAALTASDASVGETYKDAAKWRVDSPIPEDVAGLEVRATDPDSVPDDVDLIFSSLPSSVGAEVEPEFCEAGYTVSSNSSNGRMDEDVPLIIPEVNADHVDLLEVQRDERGWDGALLKNPNCSTITMVPPLATLDREFDLTDVRVSTLQAVSGAGYSGVSSMEIIDNAIPHIGGEEQKMETESRKLLGSFDGAEVHLNEMDVAASCNRIPTLDGHLENVWADTTEDISTADAEAAMESATGIDLPSSPEKLITVFEEPDRPQPRLDRNVEDGMGVAVGGFRETTDGVQFNCLAHNTMRGAAGASVLNGELLNKRGYL; translated from the coding sequence ATGACTGTACGCGTAGGTGTGCTCGGTGCGACTGGCGCAGTCGGGCAGCGACTGATCCAACTGCTCGACCCCCACTCCGAGTTCGAGATTGCAGCACTGACGGCCAGCGACGCAAGCGTTGGCGAGACATACAAGGACGCCGCCAAGTGGCGCGTCGACTCCCCGATTCCCGAGGACGTGGCCGGGTTAGAGGTCCGCGCCACCGACCCTGATTCGGTACCCGACGACGTCGATCTCATCTTTTCTTCGCTCCCGTCGAGCGTCGGCGCGGAGGTCGAACCGGAGTTCTGCGAGGCCGGCTACACTGTCTCCTCGAACTCCTCGAACGGCCGGATGGACGAGGACGTGCCGCTCATCATCCCCGAGGTCAACGCCGACCACGTCGACCTCCTCGAAGTCCAGCGCGACGAACGTGGCTGGGACGGCGCGCTCCTGAAGAACCCGAACTGCTCGACGATTACGATGGTCCCGCCGCTGGCCACCCTCGACCGAGAGTTCGACCTGACCGACGTACGTGTCTCGACGCTTCAGGCCGTCTCCGGCGCGGGCTACTCCGGCGTCTCGTCGATGGAGATCATCGACAACGCCATCCCGCACATCGGTGGCGAAGAGCAGAAGATGGAGACCGAATCGCGCAAGCTCCTGGGTTCGTTCGACGGCGCGGAAGTCCATCTCAACGAGATGGACGTGGCAGCCTCCTGTAACCGCATCCCGACGCTCGACGGCCACCTCGAAAACGTTTGGGCCGACACCACGGAGGACATCTCCACGGCTGATGCCGAGGCCGCGATGGAGTCGGCTACCGGTATCGACCTGCCGTCCTCGCCGGAGAAACTCATCACGGTGTTCGAGGAACCCGACCGCCCACAGCCGCGACTGGACCGCAACGTCGAGGACGGCATGGGCGTCGCAGTCGGTGGGTTCCGCGAGACGACCGACGGCGTCCAGTTCAACTGCCTCGCGCACAACACGATGCGCGGTGCTGCCGGTGCGAGCGTGCTGAACGGCGAACTGCTGAACAAGCGCGGCTATCTGTAA